In Halococcus saccharolyticus DSM 5350, a single genomic region encodes these proteins:
- a CDS encoding 3-hydroxyacyl-CoA dehydrogenase/enoyl-CoA hydratase family protein, with protein MNAEDIETIAVLGAGNMGHGIAEVAALAGYEVRLRDINEELVESGYDDIEWSLGKLEERDQLSEEEADAALDRVTPVVELEEAVADVDFVIEVVPEKMDIKQDVYREVEEHAPDEALFVTNTSSLSITDLAEVTDRPERFCGMHFFNPPVRMQLVEVIAGAETAEETLDTVEALAEGFGKTPVRVRKDSPGFIVNRVLVPLMNEAAWLVEEDVATIAEVDSATKFDMGLPMGSFELADQVGIDVGYHVLEYMHETLGEAYEPCPLLAEKVEAEELGKKTGKGFYDYENGKGADVPTDAGTEEIESRLLAVMANEVAKLIGNDVAPASDIDEAVMLGAGFPSGPAKLADERGLDDLHATLDDLHDETGAARYAPADYLGEAAQSGGFYDRNGDGDEVAFENIEVSYPGEQVGRVALDRTHRMNTIDLDLLDELSAAIDRLEADDDVRAILLVGAGDQAFSAGADVQSMAASAAPLDAIELSKKGQQTFGKLQECDMPVVAGIDGYCLGGGMELATCADLRIATERAEFGQPELDLGLLPGWGGTQRLQQIVGMGRAKEIILTAERYEAEEMAEFGFVNEVVDGDLESAAFDQAAALAAGPPIAQKFTKRAMLRGWEDTDAGLEIESQAFGHLVNTDDLMEGVTAFMGDSEPEFEGK; from the coding sequence ATGAACGCCGAGGACATCGAAACCATCGCGGTGCTGGGTGCGGGGAACATGGGACACGGCATCGCCGAGGTCGCAGCGCTCGCGGGATACGAAGTCAGGCTGCGTGACATCAACGAGGAGTTGGTTGAAAGCGGCTACGACGACATCGAGTGGAGCCTCGGCAAGCTCGAAGAGCGCGACCAGTTGAGCGAAGAGGAGGCCGACGCCGCGCTCGACCGCGTGACGCCGGTGGTCGAGCTCGAAGAGGCGGTCGCGGACGTCGACTTCGTGATCGAGGTCGTCCCCGAGAAGATGGACATCAAACAGGACGTCTACCGGGAGGTCGAGGAACACGCCCCTGACGAGGCGCTGTTCGTCACGAACACCTCCTCGCTCTCGATCACCGACCTTGCCGAGGTCACCGACCGACCCGAGCGGTTCTGCGGGATGCACTTCTTCAATCCTCCTGTGAGAATGCAGCTCGTCGAGGTCATTGCTGGGGCCGAAACCGCAGAGGAGACCCTCGACACCGTCGAGGCGCTCGCCGAGGGGTTCGGCAAGACGCCCGTGCGCGTCCGAAAGGACAGTCCAGGGTTCATCGTCAACAGAGTCCTCGTGCCGCTGATGAACGAGGCCGCGTGGCTGGTCGAAGAGGACGTCGCCACGATCGCCGAAGTCGACAGCGCGACCAAGTTCGATATGGGGCTGCCGATGGGGAGCTTCGAACTCGCGGACCAGGTCGGGATCGACGTCGGCTATCACGTCCTCGAATACATGCACGAGACCCTCGGTGAAGCCTACGAGCCGTGTCCGTTGCTCGCCGAGAAGGTCGAGGCCGAGGAGCTCGGGAAGAAGACCGGAAAGGGGTTCTACGACTACGAGAACGGCAAGGGTGCCGACGTTCCGACGGACGCCGGGACCGAGGAAATCGAGTCCCGGCTGCTGGCAGTAATGGCGAACGAGGTCGCGAAGCTGATCGGCAACGATGTCGCGCCGGCGAGCGACATCGACGAGGCCGTGATGCTCGGTGCGGGCTTCCCGAGTGGGCCGGCGAAGCTCGCGGACGAACGCGGGCTCGACGATCTCCACGCCACCCTCGACGACCTCCACGACGAGACCGGTGCGGCGCGGTACGCACCCGCCGACTACCTCGGCGAGGCCGCCCAATCGGGCGGGTTCTACGACCGCAACGGTGACGGCGACGAGGTCGCCTTCGAGAACATCGAGGTAAGCTATCCCGGCGAGCAGGTCGGGCGGGTTGCGCTCGATCGAACCCACCGGATGAACACCATCGATCTCGACCTCCTCGACGAGCTCTCGGCCGCGATCGACCGGCTGGAGGCCGACGACGACGTGCGCGCAATCTTGCTCGTCGGCGCTGGCGACCAGGCGTTCTCGGCGGGCGCGGATGTCCAGTCGATGGCCGCGAGCGCTGCCCCGCTCGACGCGATCGAACTCTCGAAGAAGGGCCAGCAGACGTTCGGCAAACTCCAGGAGTGCGACATGCCGGTCGTGGCGGGCATCGACGGCTACTGTCTCGGCGGCGGGATGGAGCTCGCGACGTGTGCGGATCTCCGGATCGCGACCGAGCGTGCGGAGTTCGGTCAGCCCGAACTCGACCTCGGCCTCCTGCCGGGCTGGGGCGGCACCCAGCGCCTCCAGCAGATCGTGGGGATGGGCCGGGCGAAGGAGATCATCCTGACCGCCGAACGCTACGAAGCCGAAGAGATGGCGGAGTTCGGGTTCGTGAACGAAGTGGTCGACGGAGATCTCGAATCCGCGGCGTTCGACCAGGCGGCCGCCCTCGCCGCCGGCCCGCCGATCGCCCAGAAATTCACCAAGCGCGCCATGCTCCGCGGCTGGGAGGACACCGACGCAGGCCTCGAAATCGAGTCCCAGGCGTTCGGTCACCTCGTCAACACCGACGACCTGATGGAGGGCGTCACGGCGTTCATGGGTGACTCCGAGCCCGAGTTCGAGGGGAAGTAA
- a CDS encoding TetR/AcrR family transcriptional regulator — translation MTDELIHATYTALCKYGYADLTMQDIADESSKSKAALHYHYDTKQDLLLAFLAALYEDFTERLLIPEDDDPTARLVAFIDRALTPPERDDQRAFQTAILAIKAQVPYDDAFGERIAEFDAFVHDQCRAIVTEGIEQGVFRDVDPDRVATFLVTLFNGAHVRWVTEGQSADVTRELFVEYVRSQLLVDGEVTAE, via the coding sequence ATGACCGACGAACTCATCCACGCGACCTACACCGCGCTCTGCAAATACGGCTATGCGGATCTCACGATGCAGGACATTGCGGACGAGTCGAGCAAAAGCAAGGCTGCGCTTCACTACCACTACGATACGAAACAGGACCTCCTGCTCGCCTTTCTCGCCGCACTTTACGAGGATTTCACCGAGCGACTCCTGATTCCGGAGGACGACGATCCCACGGCGCGGCTCGTGGCGTTCATCGATAGGGCGCTGACGCCGCCGGAGCGCGACGACCAGCGCGCGTTCCAGACCGCGATCCTCGCGATCAAGGCCCAGGTCCCCTACGACGACGCGTTTGGCGAGCGGATCGCGGAGTTCGACGCGTTCGTTCACGACCAGTGCCGGGCAATCGTGACCGAGGGGATCGAGCAGGGTGTCTTCCGCGACGTCGATCCCGATCGGGTCGCAACCTTCCTCGTGACGCTATTTAATGGCGCACACGTCCGCTGGGTGACTGAGGGGCAGTCGGCCGACGTCACCCGAGAGCTGTTCGTCGAGTACGTCCGGAGCCAGCTGCTCGTCGACGGGGAGGTCACCGCCGAATGA
- a CDS encoding DASH family cryptochrome → MTDTAVVWFRTDLRTHDNEALVRAVDEYDTVLPVYCFDPREFGEATFGLAKTGPYRAQFLIESVRDLRGSLREAGSDLFVRQGKPENVVSELAAEHGADIVHYHTTPATEERAVEASVTDGLDEHGISSRGFWGKTLYHIEDLPTRVERIDDTFTPWRRTVEDGATVRDPLDAPTSVTLPETVSDAEGAGDEPGTIPTPGDLGIEEHEPDERAAIDFAGGESAGLRRLTEYVWEGDHLREYKETRNGLLDADYSSKFSAWLALGCLSPRLIHEHVERYECERISNDSTYWLVFELLWRDFMTFQFEKHGSDFFMPTGIRDIEKSWQRDEAAFERWAAGETGVPFVDANMRELNETGFMSNRGRQNVASFLADALGIDWRLGAAYFESRLVDYDVCSNWGNWAYQAGVGNDSRDGYFDVLDQGKRYDPNAAYIRHWLPELDALPADACHEPWQLSPGQQEMYDVELDEDYPEPMINVEAVYDQLDG, encoded by the coding sequence ATGACCGACACCGCCGTCGTCTGGTTTCGGACCGATCTCCGGACCCACGACAACGAGGCACTCGTGCGCGCCGTCGACGAGTACGATACTGTCCTTCCGGTGTACTGCTTCGATCCGCGCGAGTTCGGCGAGGCGACGTTCGGCCTGGCGAAGACCGGACCCTACCGAGCACAGTTCCTTATCGAAAGCGTCCGCGACCTCCGGGGATCGCTGCGCGAGGCAGGCAGCGATCTCTTCGTTCGCCAAGGAAAACCCGAGAACGTCGTCTCGGAACTCGCCGCCGAACACGGAGCCGACATCGTCCATTACCACACGACGCCGGCGACCGAGGAGCGCGCCGTCGAGGCCAGCGTGACCGACGGGCTGGACGAACACGGGATCAGTAGTCGAGGGTTCTGGGGCAAGACGCTGTATCACATCGAAGACCTCCCGACGCGCGTCGAACGGATCGACGACACGTTCACGCCGTGGCGACGGACCGTCGAGGACGGCGCGACGGTGCGCGATCCTCTCGACGCACCCACGTCGGTCACGCTTCCCGAGACGGTTTCGGATGCCGAGGGCGCTGGCGACGAACCGGGCACGATTCCGACACCAGGCGACCTCGGGATCGAGGAGCACGAACCGGACGAGCGGGCGGCGATCGATTTCGCCGGCGGCGAGTCCGCCGGCCTCCGACGGCTGACGGAGTACGTCTGGGAGGGCGATCACCTCCGCGAGTACAAGGAGACTCGGAACGGACTGTTGGATGCGGACTACTCCTCGAAGTTCTCGGCGTGGCTCGCGCTCGGCTGTCTCTCCCCCCGGCTGATCCACGAGCACGTCGAACGCTACGAGTGCGAGCGGATTTCGAATGACTCGACGTACTGGCTCGTCTTCGAGCTTCTCTGGCGCGATTTCATGACGTTCCAGTTCGAAAAGCACGGTTCGGATTTCTTCATGCCGACGGGAATTAGGGACATCGAGAAGAGCTGGCAGCGCGACGAGGCGGCGTTCGAGCGGTGGGCGGCGGGCGAAACGGGCGTCCCGTTCGTCGACGCGAACATGCGCGAGCTGAACGAGACGGGGTTCATGTCGAACCGCGGTCGCCAGAACGTCGCGAGTTTCCTCGCCGACGCGCTCGGGATCGACTGGCGGCTGGGGGCGGCGTACTTCGAGTCACGGCTCGTCGATTACGACGTGTGCTCGAACTGGGGGAACTGGGCGTACCAAGCGGGCGTCGGCAACGACTCCCGCGACGGCTATTTCGACGTGCTCGACCAGGGCAAGCGCTACGATCCGAATGCAGCGTACATCAGACACTGGCTGCCCGAACTCGACGCGCTCCCAGCCGACGCCTGTCACGAACCCTGGCAGCTCTCGCCGGGACAACAGGAGATGTATGATGTGGAACTCGATGAAGACTACCCGGAGCCGATGATCAACGTCGAAGCGGTGTACGACCAACTGGACGGCTGA
- a CDS encoding SpoVR family protein: MSDRITSQRIARELEEPVEEAANLAKKLGLDPYPVNYWIVDHDEMNQLIAYDGFQTRYPHWRWGMKYDRQRKQTQFLGGKAFEIVNNDDPAHAFLQESNSLADQKAVITHVEAHADFFAHNQWFGLFTGGETPNAAAMLARHADTIDEYMSDPEIDREDVEKWIDTVQCLDTNIDRHQAFSSATQEESESVELDDIADQLDELDLGADVVDEVFDEEWLESQRDDDETATIPAEPEQDLLAFFWRHGMAYDDEAGKAVEMTEWQRDVLEILRREAYYFAAQRMTKVMNEGWAAYWESMMMGEETFAGADEFLNYADHQARVLGSPGLNPYKLGKELWEYIENSVNRREVIERLLRVEGITWRNFHDVIDFDAVQEHLAPDSMVNVISSDRLASLDPDDPRIDGEALERARAGEIDVGSYPWKVLTEAGMAERHYSLAKPQNRGFLRRTGREELERVSRYLFDGARYANVEEALAEVNHSAGWDRMFEIRESHNDVTFIDEFLTQEFVDDNDYFTYEYTQATRDFRATSTDYEDVKKKLLLQFTNFGKPTITVHDGNYNNRNELLLAHHYNGVMLDVEQAKQTLERVYDLWGRPVNLKTVVKEIDEHDLEVAKRREREPDPEERGKLIRYDGETFTTEDLAWEAVEEIAATDIDYDTKPDEWLA, encoded by the coding sequence ATGAGTGACCGCATCACTTCCCAACGCATCGCGCGCGAACTCGAAGAACCAGTCGAGGAAGCCGCGAACCTCGCGAAGAAGCTCGGGCTGGATCCCTACCCGGTGAACTACTGGATCGTCGATCACGACGAGATGAACCAGCTGATCGCCTACGACGGGTTCCAGACCAGGTACCCTCACTGGCGCTGGGGGATGAAGTACGACCGCCAGCGGAAACAGACCCAGTTCCTCGGCGGGAAGGCGTTCGAGATCGTCAACAATGACGATCCCGCCCACGCCTTCCTCCAGGAGTCGAACTCGTTGGCCGACCAGAAGGCGGTCATCACCCACGTCGAGGCCCACGCCGACTTCTTCGCGCACAACCAGTGGTTCGGGCTGTTCACAGGGGGCGAGACCCCGAACGCCGCAGCGATGCTCGCGCGCCATGCCGACACCATCGACGAGTACATGAGCGATCCGGAGATCGATCGCGAGGATGTCGAGAAGTGGATCGATACGGTCCAGTGTCTCGATACGAATATCGACCGCCATCAGGCGTTTTCGAGCGCGACCCAGGAGGAAAGCGAGTCCGTCGAACTCGACGACATCGCCGATCAACTCGACGAGCTCGATCTCGGGGCGGACGTCGTCGACGAGGTGTTCGACGAGGAGTGGCTCGAATCCCAGCGCGACGACGACGAAACCGCCACGATCCCAGCCGAGCCCGAACAGGACCTGCTCGCCTTTTTCTGGCGACACGGGATGGCGTACGACGACGAGGCAGGGAAGGCGGTCGAGATGACCGAATGGCAGCGCGACGTCCTCGAAATCCTCCGCCGGGAGGCGTACTACTTCGCCGCCCAGCGGATGACGAAGGTGATGAACGAGGGATGGGCAGCGTACTGGGAGTCGATGATGATGGGCGAGGAGACCTTCGCCGGGGCCGACGAGTTCCTGAACTACGCCGACCACCAGGCGCGCGTGCTCGGCTCGCCAGGATTGAATCCCTACAAGCTCGGCAAGGAGCTCTGGGAGTATATCGAGAACTCCGTGAATCGCCGCGAGGTGATCGAACGCCTGCTCCGAGTCGAGGGAATCACGTGGCGGAACTTCCACGACGTGATCGACTTCGACGCCGTGCAGGAACATCTCGCGCCCGATTCGATGGTCAACGTAATTTCGTCGGACCGACTCGCTTCGCTCGATCCCGACGATCCCCGAATCGACGGCGAAGCCCTCGAACGCGCACGGGCGGGCGAGATCGATGTCGGTAGCTACCCGTGGAAGGTGTTGACCGAGGCGGGAATGGCCGAGCGCCACTACTCGCTCGCAAAGCCCCAAAACAGAGGATTCCTCCGTCGCACGGGCCGCGAGGAGCTCGAACGCGTCTCGCGCTACCTGTTCGACGGGGCGCGGTACGCGAACGTCGAGGAGGCGCTCGCCGAGGTCAATCACTCGGCGGGCTGGGACCGGATGTTCGAGATCCGCGAGAGCCACAACGACGTCACCTTCATCGACGAGTTCCTGACTCAGGAGTTCGTCGACGACAACGACTACTTCACCTACGAGTACACCCAGGCGACGCGGGACTTCCGCGCGACCTCGACGGACTACGAGGACGTCAAGAAGAAGCTCCTGCTCCAGTTCACCAACTTCGGCAAACCCACTATTACTGTCCACGACGGCAACTACAACAACCGCAACGAGCTCCTGTTGGCCCACCACTACAACGGCGTGATGCTCGACGTCGAGCAGGCGAAACAGACCTTAGAGCGTGTCTACGACCTCTGGGGGCGGCCCGTGAACCTCAAAACCGTCGTGAAGGAGATCGACGAACACGATCTCGAGGTCGCGAAGCGCCGCGAGCGCGAACCCGACCCTGAGGAGCGCGGGAAGCTCATCCGCTACGACGGCGAGACCTTCACCACGGAGGACCTGGCGTGGGAGGCGGTCGAGGAGATCGCCGCGACGGACATCGATTACGACACGAAACCCGACGAGTGGCTCGCCTGA
- a CDS encoding YeaH/YhbH family protein, giving the protein MGLQDDLERYQEVGEERREDLAEFIQYGDLGGSRPDSVRIPIKIVDLPGFEYDQRDQGGVGQGDGDTPEPGQPVGEPQPGDEDGDPGEEGGEHEYYEMDPEEFAQELDERLGLDLEPKGKQVAEEVEGDYTDITNTGPDSTLDFERLFKKGLKRKLAMDFDGEYVREALRVDGMGPQAVFEWARAKHLPVSRAWIDDAYASLPAAERTRWASIEEMEAEVEETDTATRIRREGIDHVPFRREDERYRYPEIVEEYEKNVVVVNIRDVSGSMREGKRELVERTFTPLDWYLTGKYDHAEFVYIAHDADAWRVDRDDFFGIRSGGGTKISSAYELAKEVLEEEYPWGDWNRYVFAAGDSENSSNDTEERVVPLMEEIPANLHAYVETQPSGNAINATHAEEIERSFADAGDVVVAYVSSPDDVVDAIYRVLSTEDNDE; this is encoded by the coding sequence ATGGGACTCCAGGACGACCTCGAACGCTACCAGGAAGTCGGCGAGGAGCGCCGCGAGGACCTCGCGGAGTTCATTCAGTACGGCGACCTCGGCGGGAGCCGCCCGGACTCGGTCCGGATCCCGATCAAGATCGTCGACCTTCCGGGGTTCGAGTACGATCAGCGCGATCAGGGCGGGGTTGGCCAGGGCGACGGCGACACGCCCGAGCCGGGCCAACCAGTAGGAGAGCCACAACCGGGCGACGAGGACGGCGACCCCGGCGAGGAGGGCGGCGAGCACGAGTACTACGAGATGGATCCCGAGGAGTTCGCTCAGGAGCTGGACGAGCGGCTCGGACTCGATCTCGAACCCAAGGGCAAGCAGGTCGCCGAGGAGGTCGAGGGCGATTACACCGACATCACGAACACCGGCCCCGACTCGACGCTCGACTTCGAGCGACTGTTCAAAAAGGGACTGAAGCGAAAGCTCGCGATGGACTTCGATGGGGAGTACGTCCGCGAGGCGCTCCGGGTCGACGGGATGGGGCCACAGGCGGTCTTCGAGTGGGCGCGCGCGAAACACCTCCCGGTCTCGCGGGCGTGGATCGACGACGCCTACGCGAGCCTGCCGGCGGCCGAGCGTACGAGATGGGCGAGCATCGAGGAAATGGAGGCAGAGGTCGAAGAAACCGACACCGCGACCCGCATCCGCCGGGAGGGGATCGATCACGTTCCCTTCCGCCGGGAGGACGAACGCTACCGCTACCCCGAGATCGTCGAGGAGTACGAGAAGAACGTCGTGGTCGTCAACATCCGGGACGTCTCAGGATCGATGCGCGAGGGCAAACGCGAGCTCGTCGAGCGCACGTTCACGCCGCTGGATTGGTATCTCACCGGGAAGTACGACCACGCCGAGTTCGTCTACATCGCTCACGACGCCGACGCGTGGCGGGTCGACCGCGACGACTTCTTCGGCATCCGTTCCGGTGGCGGAACCAAGATCTCCTCGGCGTACGAACTCGCGAAGGAAGTCCTCGAAGAGGAGTACCCGTGGGGCGACTGGAACCGGTACGTGTTCGCGGCAGGCGACTCAGAGAACTCCTCGAACGACACTGAAGAACGGGTCGTCCCGCTAATGGAGGAGATCCCGGCGAACCTCCACGCGTACGTCGAGACCCAGCCCTCGGGCAACGCGATCAACGCGACCCACGCCGAGGAGATCGAGCGCAGCTTCGCCGACGCGGGCGACGTCGTGGTGGCGTACGTCTCCTCGCCCGACGACGTGGTCGACGCGATCTACCGCGTACTCAGCACGGAGGACAACGATGAGTGA
- a CDS encoding cold-shock protein, with amino-acid sequence MATGTVDFFNDTGGYGFIDSEDSEEDVFFHMEDVGGPDLEEGTEVEFDIEQADKGPRATNLSRQ; translated from the coding sequence ATGGCAACTGGTACGGTCGACTTCTTCAACGACACTGGCGGCTACGGTTTCATTGACTCTGAGGACTCCGAGGAGGACGTGTTCTTCCACATGGAAGACGTTGGCGGCCCGGATCTCGAAGAGGGTACGGAAGTCGAATTCGACATCGAACAGGCAGACAAAGGACCTCGAGCGACCAACCTCAGCCGACAGTAA
- a CDS encoding MATE family efflux transporter: protein MRIRERLASVFKSKEEFDLTSGGIAKPLFYLSLPLVITNLLQTAYNLADTFWLGQYSTDALAAISFAFPMVFFLISLALGLSVAGSVLVAQHTGAGNEERAAYAASQTVSIAIIGSIVLGVLSYPFVDEFVRLLGASPAVAVLVTEYMRVYALGLVFVFGFFMFVSLMRGYGDTITPMLVMAGTVVLNVAIDPILILGWGPVPELGVEGAAIATVFSRAVAFVVGFVIMVRGSRGVTINLRDMVPDPAFARTLFRIGVPASIEGTGRAISINLMLVIIATFSTSVVAAYGIGTRVFSVVFLPAIALSQGVETMTGQNVGAGKPDRAAQTNRLAARAMFVGLTVLGIVSWIAADPIVAVFTSDAAVIDIGARFLRYVAPTFGFIGIMYAYTGGFRGTGQTTVAAAISILMLGVIRVPFAWLVAGPLGPPGVWLSFGISNVAGAVIAYLWFRRGGWRSADLTEQHGRTGAPDTAVDD from the coding sequence ATGAGGATCAGGGAACGACTCGCAAGCGTGTTCAAGTCCAAGGAGGAGTTCGATCTTACCTCCGGTGGGATCGCGAAGCCGCTGTTCTATCTCTCGCTGCCGCTCGTGATCACGAACCTGCTCCAGACAGCCTACAATCTCGCGGACACGTTCTGGCTCGGCCAGTACAGCACGGACGCCCTCGCCGCGATCAGCTTCGCGTTCCCGATGGTGTTCTTCCTCATCTCGCTCGCGCTCGGGCTGTCGGTCGCCGGTAGCGTCCTCGTCGCCCAGCACACGGGTGCCGGCAACGAGGAGCGAGCGGCCTACGCCGCCTCCCAGACGGTCTCGATCGCGATCATCGGCTCGATCGTGTTGGGTGTGCTCAGCTACCCGTTCGTCGACGAGTTCGTCCGGCTGCTCGGCGCGTCGCCCGCCGTCGCGGTGCTCGTGACCGAGTATATGCGAGTGTACGCCCTCGGACTCGTGTTCGTGTTCGGCTTTTTCATGTTCGTCTCGCTAATGAGAGGCTACGGCGACACGATCACGCCGATGCTCGTGATGGCCGGGACGGTCGTACTCAACGTCGCGATCGATCCGATCTTGATCCTCGGTTGGGGACCGGTCCCCGAACTCGGGGTCGAAGGCGCAGCGATCGCGACGGTGTTCTCGCGCGCGGTCGCGTTCGTCGTCGGGTTCGTGATCATGGTCCGTGGCTCGCGCGGCGTGACGATCAATCTCCGCGACATGGTTCCAGACCCGGCGTTCGCCAGGACGCTCTTCCGGATCGGTGTCCCGGCGTCGATCGAGGGTACCGGCCGGGCGATCTCGATCAACCTGATGCTGGTGATCATCGCGACGTTCTCGACGTCGGTGGTCGCCGCCTACGGGATCGGGACGCGGGTGTTCTCGGTCGTGTTCCTGCCCGCGATCGCGCTCTCGCAGGGCGTCGAGACGATGACGGGACAGAACGTGGGCGCTGGCAAGCCCGACCGCGCTGCACAGACCAACCGGCTCGCAGCGAGAGCGATGTTCGTCGGTCTCACCGTCCTCGGGATCGTCTCGTGGATCGCAGCTGACCCGATCGTGGCGGTGTTCACGTCCGACGCGGCGGTGATCGACATCGGCGCGCGATTCCTCCGCTACGTCGCACCGACGTTCGGGTTCATCGGAATCATGTACGCCTATACCGGCGGCTTTCGCGGCACCGGCCAGACCACCGTCGCCGCCGCGATCTCGATCCTCATGCTCGGAGTGATCCGGGTCCCGTTCGCGTGGCTCGTCGCCGGCCCGCTCGGCCCACCGGGCGTCTGGCTCTCCTTCGGGATCTCGAACGTCGCCGGCGCGGTGATCGCGTACCTGTGGTTCCGCCGTGGCGGGTGGCGCTCGGCCGACCTCACCGAACAGCACGGGCGGACGGGCGCGCCGGACACCGCGGTCGACGACTAA
- a CDS encoding acyl-CoA dehydrogenase family protein, which translates to MDYALSDEQRQIRDEVRRFAENEIAPIAGEYDREEKYPHDLIDTAAEMGMLGASIPVEYGGAGYSTLETALVIEELFAVDPGIGLCVSSTGFGSEAIREFGTDEQKEEYLTPLANGDAIMGAAISEPDTGSDVSSVSTRAEKEGDEWVIDGNKMWITNGSVGDFFVVLCKTDPDAEGRYNGFSQIIVEADRDGFTAEKITGKLGIRASDTAELLLDGVRVPEENLLGTRGAGFLQQMQFFDETRTGVAAQGVGIAKGALERALDYAKEREQFGRPIGDFQAIQHKLADMHTTTEAARQLTYKSAWSVENTDEQLTTLASMAKEYASKVAVDVADEAVQIHGGSGYVDDFDVERFYRDAKITQIYEGTSEIQKNVIARELLGKGF; encoded by the coding sequence ATGGACTACGCGCTTTCGGACGAACAACGACAGATCCGCGACGAGGTTCGGCGGTTCGCGGAGAACGAGATCGCACCGATCGCGGGCGAGTACGACCGCGAGGAGAAGTACCCCCACGACCTGATCGACACCGCCGCCGAGATGGGGATGCTCGGCGCGAGTATCCCCGTCGAGTACGGCGGCGCGGGCTACTCGACCCTCGAAACTGCCCTCGTCATCGAGGAGCTGTTCGCGGTCGATCCGGGGATCGGCCTCTGTGTGTCGAGCACTGGCTTCGGCAGCGAGGCGATCAGGGAGTTCGGGACCGACGAGCAGAAAGAGGAGTATCTGACACCGCTCGCGAACGGCGACGCGATCATGGGCGCGGCGATCTCCGAACCCGACACCGGCTCGGACGTGTCCTCGGTCTCGACCCGCGCGGAGAAGGAGGGCGACGAGTGGGTGATCGACGGCAACAAGATGTGGATCACCAACGGCTCCGTCGGCGATTTCTTCGTCGTGCTCTGCAAGACCGATCCCGACGCCGAGGGCCGCTACAACGGGTTCAGCCAGATCATCGTCGAGGCCGACCGGGACGGGTTCACCGCCGAGAAGATCACCGGTAAGCTCGGCATTCGGGCATCAGACACCGCCGAACTTCTCCTCGACGGAGTTCGCGTCCCCGAAGAGAACCTCCTCGGCACCCGCGGTGCGGGCTTCCTCCAGCAGATGCAGTTCTTCGACGAGACCCGTACTGGGGTCGCCGCCCAGGGCGTCGGGATCGCCAAGGGCGCGCTCGAACGCGCCCTCGACTACGCCAAGGAACGCGAGCAGTTCGGCCGGCCGATCGGCGACTTCCAGGCGATCCAACACAAGCTCGCCGACATGCACACCACGACCGAGGCCGCCCGCCAGCTCACCTACAAGTCGGCGTGGAGCGTCGAGAACACCGACGAGCAGCTCACCACGCTCGCCTCGATGGCGAAGGAGTACGCCTCGAAGGTCGCGGTCGACGTGGCCGACGAGGCGGTCCAGATTCACGGCGGGTCGGGCTACGTCGACGACTTCGACGTCGAACGGTTCTACCGCGACGCCAAGATCACCCAGATCTACGAGGGGACGAGCGAGATCCAGAAGAACGTGATCGCGCGCGAACTCCTCGGTAAAGGGTTCTAA
- a CDS encoding DNA-3-methyladenine glycosylase family protein, translating into MDELREDPVMAELIDEFGPLELEPADNEFRRLVVTIINQSISTASATAVRERVFDLFDEVTPEAILAADPDALRDAGLGETKTEYVRNAARAFQEHDLTRAGLADESDEAVIDHLTEIRGVGAWTGRMYLIFVLGREDVFPIGDLAVRRGIESLYGEMTREEMHDLAERWRPYRSIATRYLWAHYES; encoded by the coding sequence ATGGACGAACTCAGGGAGGATCCGGTGATGGCCGAGTTGATCGACGAGTTCGGACCGCTCGAACTCGAACCCGCCGACAACGAGTTCAGACGGCTCGTGGTCACCATCATCAACCAGTCGATCTCGACGGCCTCCGCAACCGCGGTGCGCGAACGCGTCTTCGATCTGTTCGACGAAGTCACACCCGAGGCGATACTGGCGGCCGACCCAGACGCGCTCCGGGACGCGGGCCTCGGCGAGACGAAGACCGAATACGTCAGAAACGCGGCGCGGGCGTTTCAGGAACACGACCTCACCCGAGCGGGCCTCGCGGACGAGAGCGACGAGGCGGTGATCGACCACCTCACCGAAATCCGTGGCGTCGGGGCGTGGACCGGTCGGATGTACCTGATCTTCGTCCTCGGCCGCGAGGACGTGTTCCCGATCGGCGATCTCGCGGTGCGCCGCGGGATCGAATCGCTCTACGGGGAGATGACTCGCGAGGAGATGCACGACCTCGCCGAACGATGGCGGCCGTATCGGTCGATCGCCACCCGCTACCTCTGGGCACACTACGAATCCTGA